A window of Candidatus Gastranaerophilales bacterium contains these coding sequences:
- a CDS encoding AMP-binding protein, with protein sequence MDKNILLFMEHRTEHLENNISLGMKSSIGWKELTFKGLSILSKRLANHLIDLGIDKGDNVAILSESMPEWGAALFASIMAGSTTIPLDIKLTKYELNHILTDCRPRIMLVSSAYLEKAIEMQKEIDSIEHIILIDDTGANRNYISMYTLEDKPDRKWRHRNLNKTAFVIYTSGTTGSPKGVEITFENVISQVEAIGKSFDLGKDDNLLSILPMNHLFELTVGFLSFLSMGTSIYYSKSLKPKDLFPIFTEKKITFMVVVPAFLKLLKTSIESEIKTYSPIKKFLYDISYNLAEMINCYKLRRFLFRNIHKKFGGKFKGFISGGAPLDINVGKFFQTIGLKIYEGYGLSEASPVISVNVEGANRLGSVGRPLFNVEAKIDAETGELMVKGPSVMKGYFKKPEMTKEVITEEGWLKTGDIARIDKDGFIWITGRIKNMIVLPGGKKVFPEEVEAVLEQSDMFQEVCVVGQKHKIGQKEGSEDVCAVIVPRADISEAHTNDLELKQEISKEVKKLATQLSTFKRPTNIIVSRELLPRTATKKIKRKDVAAMTE encoded by the coding sequence ATGGATAAAAATATACTTTTATTTATGGAACATCGCACTGAGCATTTAGAAAACAATATCTCATTAGGTATGAAATCGAGTATTGGCTGGAAGGAATTAACATTTAAAGGATTAAGCATTTTATCAAAGAGATTGGCTAATCATCTTATTGACTTAGGAATTGACAAGGGTGACAATGTAGCTATTTTGTCAGAATCTATGCCGGAATGGGGAGCAGCATTGTTTGCATCAATAATGGCAGGTTCAACAACAATTCCTTTAGATATTAAACTTACGAAATACGAGTTAAACCACATATTGACTGATTGCAGACCGAGAATAATGTTGGTTTCAAGTGCATATTTAGAAAAAGCAATTGAGATGCAAAAAGAGATTGATTCGATTGAACACATTATCTTGATTGACGATACAGGTGCAAACCGAAATTACATAAGTATGTACACATTAGAGGACAAACCTGATAGAAAATGGCGGCACCGAAACCTTAATAAAACGGCTTTTGTTATTTATACATCAGGTACAACAGGAAGTCCTAAAGGAGTTGAAATAACCTTTGAAAATGTCATTTCTCAAGTTGAAGCAATAGGAAAATCTTTTGATTTAGGCAAAGATGACAACCTTTTGTCCATTTTGCCGATGAACCACTTGTTTGAGCTAACAGTGGGATTTTTGTCTTTCTTGAGTATGGGAACGTCCATCTATTATTCAAAAAGCTTGAAGCCAAAAGACCTTTTCCCGATATTTACGGAAAAGAAAATCACGTTTATGGTTGTAGTTCCTGCGTTTTTGAAACTTTTAAAAACCAGTATCGAGTCTGAAATAAAAACGTACTCACCTATTAAAAAATTCTTGTACGACATATCCTACAACTTGGCAGAAATGATAAATTGTTATAAACTCAGAAGATTTTTATTTAGAAATATCCACAAAAAATTCGGAGGTAAATTCAAAGGATTTATCTCTGGAGGTGCCCCTCTTGATATAAATGTCGGCAAATTTTTCCAAACAATAGGTCTAAAAATATATGAAGGCTATGGACTTTCAGAAGCAAGCCCTGTTATATCGGTAAATGTTGAAGGAGCTAACAGATTAGGTTCTGTTGGTCGTCCGCTGTTCAATGTTGAAGCCAAAATCGACGCAGAAACCGGCGAATTAATGGTCAAAGGTCCGAGCGTGATGAAAGGCTATTTTAAGAAGCCGGAAATGACAAAAGAAGTCATAACAGAAGAAGGTTGGCTAAAAACAGGCGACATCGCAAGGATTGATAAAGACGGATTTATTTGGATTACAGGCAGAATAAAAAATATGATAGTTCTTCCCGGCGGGAAAAAAGTATTTCCGGAAGAAGTTGAAGCCGTACTTGAGCAAAGTGATATGTTTCAAGAAGTTTGCGTAGTAGGTCAAAAGCATAAAATTGGGCAAAAAGAAGGCTCAGAAGATGTGTGTGCGGTTATAGTTCCAAGAGCTGACATTTCAGAAGCTCACACAAATGACTTGGAATTGAAACAAGAAATATCAAAAGAAGTAAAAAAACTGGCAACCCAACTTTCAACATTTAAACGTCCGACAAACATAATCGTTTCGAGAGAATTGTTGCCGAGAACAGCAACAAAAAAAATCAAACGAAAAGATGTTGCAGCAATGACCGAATAA
- the sdaAA gene encoding L-serine ammonia-lyase, iron-sulfur-dependent, subunit alpha, producing the protein MINIKTFEELEKYSNCNKKAIFEIAQEIEAANIETSVEKIREKVYATLTAMKNAITRGLNSNKLSYSKMCGADCEKLLNRYKSHNSIFSDTFKNILLYALATIEENARMGKIAACPTAGSCGIVPSVIIAVSEGIDADKEEMINALLTSGFIGKLIANKMALAGAVMGCQGECGVASAMAAGAIVELSGGTTSQIINAASLALKNVMGLVCDPVAGLVEVPCVKRNPFLAMHATVSSELALADIKSVIPMDEIIDAAKQVGQLMSVSLKESSLAGLATTKTAVEITQKLRH; encoded by the coding sequence ATGATTAATATAAAAACGTTTGAAGAACTTGAAAAATATTCAAACTGCAATAAAAAAGCTATCTTCGAAATAGCCCAAGAAATAGAAGCAGCAAACATTGAAACCTCAGTTGAAAAAATCAGAGAAAAAGTCTACGCAACGCTAACAGCAATGAAGAATGCAATAACTCGAGGACTAAACTCAAACAAGCTTTCGTACTCAAAAATGTGCGGAGCAGATTGTGAAAAATTATTAAACCGATATAAAAGTCACAACTCAATATTTTCTGACACCTTCAAAAATATTTTGCTTTACGCCCTTGCTACAATTGAAGAAAATGCCAGAATGGGCAAAATTGCAGCCTGCCCTACCGCAGGCTCCTGCGGAATAGTTCCATCAGTAATAATAGCGGTATCAGAAGGGATTGACGCAGATAAGGAAGAAATGATAAATGCCCTTTTGACGTCAGGTTTTATCGGCAAATTAATAGCCAACAAAATGGCTCTTGCAGGTGCTGTTATGGGCTGTCAAGGTGAATGCGGAGTCGCTTCAGCTATGGCTGCAGGAGCAATTGTAGAACTTTCCGGAGGAACAACCTCTCAAATTATAAATGCTGCCTCATTGGCTTTAAAAAACGTCATGGGGCTTGTTTGCGACCCTGTTGCAGGCTTAGTGGAAGTACCTTGCGTCAAAAGAAATCCATTTTTGGCGATGCACGCTACAGTGTCTTCAGAGTTAGCTTTAGCGGATATAAAAAGCGTTATACCAATGGACGAAATTATTGATGCCGCTAAACAAGTCGGGCAATTAATGTCCGTTTCTTTAAAAGAAAGCTCTTTAGCCGGACTCGCAACCACAAAAACAGCTGTTGAAATAACACAAAAACTACGTCATTAA
- the sdaAB gene encoding L-serine ammonia-lyase, iron-sulfur-dependent subunit beta, whose translation MGKTTSLFDIIGPVIIGPSSSHTAGAVKIGLLAYKLAEKEIKNVKFVLYNSFAKTGKGHGTDKGLLAGIMGLNVNDDNIIDAFKIADEKNINYTFDYKDDFSRHPNSVDIIISAENLVIKGDSLGGGEVSISKINDYDVDIRGDYNTLMLIYKDKPGMVFKVSELIKEAKVNIATLACNRTNKGEEASMCITLDSDLAKRTIDKLQNIDELFFIRYIEALKYD comes from the coding sequence ATGGGAAAAACGACATCATTATTTGATATTATAGGACCTGTAATAATCGGACCTTCAAGCTCACATACAGCTGGTGCCGTAAAAATAGGGCTTTTGGCATATAAATTAGCTGAAAAAGAAATTAAAAACGTAAAATTTGTGCTCTATAATTCTTTTGCAAAAACAGGCAAAGGTCACGGAACAGACAAAGGATTACTCGCAGGAATTATGGGGCTGAATGTCAATGATGACAACATTATAGATGCCTTTAAAATTGCAGATGAAAAAAATATAAATTATACATTTGACTATAAAGATGATTTTTCTCGTCACCCCAATTCTGTCGACATCATAATTTCAGCCGAAAATCTTGTTATAAAAGGAGATTCGCTTGGTGGTGGAGAAGTGAGTATTAGCAAAATTAATGACTACGACGTTGACATTCGAGGCGATTATAACACTTTGATGCTGATATACAAAGACAAACCCGGAATGGTTTTCAAAGTTTCAGAATTGATAAAAGAAGCTAAAGTAAACATCGCAACACTCGCCTGCAACAGGACAAATAAAGGCGAAGAAGCCTCAATGTGCATCACGCTTGATTCTGACTTAGCTAAAAGAACCATTGATAAATTACAAAACATTGATGAACTATTTTTTATACGATATATAGAGGCACTTAAATATGATTAA
- a CDS encoding 1-deoxy-D-xylulose-5-phosphate reductoisomerase: MEKVKKITILGSTGSIGTQALEVISKLKDKFEIIALSAGDNIELLSQQIEQYNPRIVCAKSKQSADKLKQKYPNILVVYGETGLVQICKNKDNDIILVAVSGRIGLKPTLAAIKNGIDIALANKETLVMAGDIVMKMAKENNVRILPVDSEHSAIHQSIKDRKSVRNLIITASGGPFKNSTPEEIKKATVKEALAHPRWNMGKKITVDSATLMNKGLEVIEAHHLFNMHYENIKVVIHPQSVIHSAVEHIDGSVIAQLGVPSMHIPIQYAITYPNRVEGIKTDSFDFVKIGRLDFSEPDYEKFPCLKLAFNAGKLGGTYPVCLNAANEEAVFAFLEGKISLYQIYEITKKMMDAHDAIQNPTIDEIFEIDEKIREKTRKLISENI, translated from the coding sequence ATGGAAAAAGTAAAAAAGATAACAATACTTGGCTCAACAGGCTCTATCGGAACTCAAGCACTTGAAGTTATATCAAAATTAAAAGACAAATTTGAAATTATCGCACTCAGTGCAGGCGACAACATTGAGCTTTTGTCCCAACAAATTGAACAATATAATCCGAGGATTGTTTGTGCGAAATCGAAGCAAAGTGCCGATAAATTAAAACAGAAATACCCAAATATCCTTGTAGTATATGGTGAAACAGGGTTAGTCCAAATTTGTAAAAACAAAGATAACGATATAATTTTAGTTGCGGTATCAGGAAGAATAGGTCTAAAACCAACACTTGCGGCTATAAAAAACGGCATTGATATAGCACTGGCAAATAAAGAAACATTGGTAATGGCTGGCGATATCGTAATGAAAATGGCGAAAGAAAATAATGTTAGAATTTTGCCTGTAGACAGCGAGCACTCAGCAATTCACCAATCAATCAAAGACAGAAAATCTGTTCGAAATTTAATAATAACAGCCTCTGGCGGACCTTTTAAGAACAGTACCCCCGAAGAAATAAAAAAAGCGACCGTTAAAGAAGCCCTAGCCCACCCGAGATGGAACATGGGCAAAAAAATCACAGTTGACTCTGCAACCCTTATGAATAAAGGACTTGAAGTCATTGAAGCACACCATCTTTTCAATATGCACTATGAAAACATAAAAGTTGTTATTCACCCTCAAAGCGTTATCCACAGTGCTGTAGAGCACATTGACGGTAGCGTAATTGCTCAATTAGGTGTCCCGAGTATGCACATTCCAATCCAATATGCAATCACTTATCCCAACAGGGTTGAGGGAATAAAAACAGATAGTTTTGATTTTGTAAAAATCGGAAGACTGGATTTTTCAGAACCTGATTATGAAAAATTTCCATGCTTAAAACTTGCATTTAACGCAGGAAAACTCGGAGGAACATATCCGGTTTGCCTCAATGCAGCTAATGAAGAAGCGGTTTTTGCATTTTTAGAAGGAAAAATATCACTCTATCAAATATATGAAATAACAAAAAAAATGATGGACGCCCACGACGCAATACAAAACCCAACGATTGATGAAATTTTTGAAATTGATGAAAAAATCAGAGAAAAAACCAGAAAATTAATTTCAGAAAATATATAA
- a CDS encoding mannose-1-phosphate guanylyltransferase/mannose-6-phosphate isomerase, whose protein sequence is MSNLYSVILAGGSGSRLWPLSREMHPKHLMKMNDEYTLFQATFLRLINDVDDKNIITVTNIKHESIVKQQLTELKNKFCRKTDYKILTEPVGKNTASSIALSIKYISQNLKNKKEDPIILVVASDQLILDEKCFSKTINEGKKLAGAGYIVTFGIEPQKVDVGLGYIKGRKDKKIEEIIENGLKVADFIEKPELKEAEKLIKSKKYFWNSGIFMFKASTMMAELKKHCNDIYKIINKIDISNSTPSVPYQDFDKLPEISIDYALMEKSKKLAMVPMNCYWYDMGSWEAIYDISEKDENGNYITGNVIDIDSKNSMVYSTSKLVTTIGLEDTIVVETEDALLVCNKVKAQEVKAIYQQLKDKNDSAHLVHKTVYRPWGYYTVMQEGDGFLTKCIMVNSGAKLSLQLHHHRSEHWVVLEGKAFVVKGKENYELNPGESIDLAVEEIHSLQNPYKEPLKILEVQKGDILDENDIERIEDMYGRV, encoded by the coding sequence ATGTCTAATTTATATTCTGTAATCTTGGCAGGTGGAAGCGGTAGCAGATTGTGGCCTTTAAGCCGTGAAATGCACCCTAAACATTTGATGAAAATGAACGATGAATATACGCTTTTTCAAGCTACTTTTTTACGTTTAATAAATGATGTTGATGACAAAAATATAATTACTGTTACTAATATTAAGCACGAATCCATTGTTAAACAACAACTTACGGAATTGAAAAATAAATTTTGCAGGAAAACAGACTATAAGATTTTAACCGAACCTGTTGGCAAAAATACCGCTTCTTCTATTGCTTTGAGCATTAAATACATATCTCAAAATTTAAAAAATAAAAAAGAAGACCCTATTATTTTAGTTGTCGCCTCAGACCAATTAATCTTGGACGAAAAATGCTTCTCTAAAACTATAAACGAAGGAAAAAAACTAGCAGGAGCCGGTTATATCGTGACGTTCGGCATTGAACCACAAAAAGTTGACGTGGGGTTGGGCTACATAAAAGGTCGTAAAGATAAAAAAATTGAAGAAATCATCGAAAATGGCTTAAAAGTTGCTGACTTTATCGAAAAGCCTGAATTAAAAGAAGCTGAAAAGCTTATTAAATCTAAAAAATACTTTTGGAACAGCGGTATCTTTATGTTTAAAGCCTCTACTATGATGGCTGAGCTCAAAAAACACTGCAATGATATTTATAAAATTATCAATAAAATTGACATTTCAAACTCAACTCCATCTGTACCCTACCAAGATTTCGACAAATTGCCTGAAATTTCAATAGATTATGCTTTAATGGAAAAAAGCAAAAAACTGGCGATGGTCCCAATGAACTGTTATTGGTACGATATGGGCTCGTGGGAAGCCATATACGATATATCTGAAAAAGATGAAAACGGCAACTACATAACAGGAAATGTTATTGACATCGATTCTAAAAATTCTATGGTCTATTCAACCTCAAAGCTCGTAACAACAATTGGGCTCGAAGATACTATCGTTGTTGAAACAGAAGATGCTCTTTTGGTTTGCAACAAAGTTAAAGCACAAGAAGTTAAAGCCATCTACCAACAACTTAAAGATAAAAATGACTCAGCCCATTTGGTGCACAAAACCGTTTATCGCCCGTGGGGATATTACACCGTAATGCAAGAAGGCGACGGCTTTTTAACTAAATGTATAATGGTAAATTCCGGTGCAAAATTGAGTCTTCAACTCCACCACCACCGAAGTGAGCACTGGGTCGTGCTTGAAGGAAAAGCTTTTGTCGTAAAAGGTAAGGAAAACTATGAGCTAAATCCAGGTGAAAGCATTGATTTAGCTGTTGAAGAAATCCATTCATTGCAAAATCCATACAAAGAACCATTGAAAATTCTTGAAGTTCAAAAAGGCGACATTCTTGACGAAAACGACATCGAAAGAATTGAGGATATGTACGGCAGAGTTTAA
- a CDS encoding anhydro-N-acetylmuramic acid kinase: MNNKNRKKCISMMSGTSLDGIDACLLEIGDDFSFDIIESYSLDYPKDVKNKLLLLANNEGNVEDVCFLNFVVGELFAKCANQLLAKTPYLPTDIDFIASHGQTIFHIPKIKNLGGISTKSTLQIGDISVIAERTGIKTVGDFRTKDIAAGGNGAPLVPFADKILFGVDVPRGIQNIGGISNITVLSSNCEPFAFDEGPGNMLIDYYVAKFFDLPFDKDGEIAAKGKVDEDWLRELLKEPYYTMQPPKTTGRELFNASYAESMLTLAPADRFDVIATITNLTARVISDSYKLFIKPVTPIKELVLGGGGAFNHTLISALKLYMPDVEIKTHKDFGIPDKLKEAIAFAFLGFCTLENKNNTISSCTGASHETVMGKIAY; the protein is encoded by the coding sequence ATGAACAATAAAAATAGAAAAAAGTGTATATCGATGATGTCTGGAACTTCGCTAGATGGAATTGATGCGTGTTTGCTGGAAATCGGCGATGATTTTTCTTTTGACATTATAGAGTCTTATTCTTTGGATTATCCTAAAGATGTGAAAAATAAATTGCTTTTGCTTGCAAATAATGAGGGTAATGTTGAAGATGTTTGCTTTTTGAATTTTGTTGTGGGTGAATTATTTGCAAAATGTGCCAATCAGCTGTTGGCAAAAACACCCTATTTGCCTACCGATATTGACTTTATAGCTTCTCATGGGCAGACAATTTTTCATATTCCAAAAATAAAAAATCTGGGTGGAATTTCGACAAAATCCACTTTGCAAATCGGAGATATCTCAGTGATAGCAGAGCGTACAGGGATTAAAACAGTTGGCGATTTTAGAACAAAAGATATTGCAGCAGGAGGTAATGGTGCACCATTAGTGCCTTTTGCGGATAAAATATTATTCGGAGTCGATGTTCCCAGAGGAATTCAAAATATCGGCGGAATTTCTAATATTACTGTTTTAAGCTCAAATTGTGAGCCTTTTGCGTTTGACGAAGGTCCCGGAAACATGCTTATTGACTATTATGTAGCCAAATTTTTTGATTTGCCTTTTGATAAAGATGGGGAAATCGCCGCAAAGGGGAAAGTTGATGAAGATTGGTTGAGAGAGTTGCTAAAAGAACCCTATTATACCATGCAACCACCCAAAACTACAGGCAGGGAGCTGTTTAACGCCTCTTATGCCGAGTCTATGCTTACTCTTGCACCGGCTGACAGGTTTGATGTCATAGCGACAATTACAAACCTTACTGCGAGAGTCATTTCAGACTCATATAAGCTGTTCATTAAGCCTGTAACTCCAATCAAGGAGCTGGTTTTAGGCGGCGGAGGTGCTTTTAATCATACATTAATTTCTGCTCTAAAATTATACATGCCTGACGTTGAAATTAAGACCCATAAGGATTTTGGCATACCTGACAAGCTGAAAGAAGCTATAGCCTTTGCTTTCCTTGGTTTTTGTACGCTTGAAAATAAAAACAACACAATATCAAGTTGCACAGGGGCTTCTCATGAAACTGTAATGGGTAAAATCGCCTATTAA
- the aroQ gene encoding type II 3-dehydroquinate dehydratase: MKILFLNGPNLNLLGTREPDKYGALTLSDIENRMVKETKNNSVEIAFYQSNIEGELVDAIQKAKGIYDGIVMNPAAYTHTSVAIRDAILAVQIPTVEIHISNIHTREDFRKTSLTAPACIGQITGFEANSYKLGLLAIIDYLKKQ, encoded by the coding sequence ATGAAAATATTATTTTTAAACGGCCCGAACTTAAATCTTTTAGGAACGAGGGAACCTGATAAATATGGGGCTTTAACTCTTTCAGATATTGAAAATCGAATGGTGAAAGAAACAAAAAACAACAGCGTAGAAATTGCATTTTATCAAAGCAATATTGAAGGCGAACTTGTTGACGCAATCCAAAAAGCAAAAGGCATTTATGACGGAATAGTGATGAATCCTGCAGCTTATACTCATACAAGTGTTGCAATTCGTGATGCGATTTTGGCAGTGCAAATTCCGACTGTCGAAATCCATATTTCAAATATTCACACCAGAGAAGATTTCAGAAAAACTTCCTTGACTGCACCCGCTTGTATTGGGCAAATTACAGGATTTGAAGCAAATAGTTACAAACTGGGACTCTTGGCAATTATTGATTATTTAAAAAAACAATAA
- a CDS encoding glycosyltransferase family 4 protein has translation MKRIAVLIGDVDALLDGSPIKGGGSHVARYLLLNWIKRNDVALDVFSCVKAKVEHPEFNRVEHIPFSLGDNIEEFIADFEAKKGDAIYDAVIIPEVPAPKYSSFLHSHSFLFRYDLYSSPFMRKLFKFINRKKINFQKKYFSDKSETFIAVSEKIKADYSKNLHINENKIKVVYPGVTVDESFERKENNLFTFGLVSGITSNKGFHLFLAAMKNVLKKDKNVRGLIINPTPKDTPWARFFVKILGLEKYVTVLDYQVNISEFYKQIDAIVVPSRHEAFALVAIEAASYKAVPVVSCNAGFSELINNSQNGFVFDINKKSLKNLSKALLDIVDLKNNHKDSLLKIREAAFETAKSRSWSQFAGEVFDSL, from the coding sequence ATGAAGCGAATAGCAGTGTTAATCGGAGATGTCGATGCTCTTTTAGATGGCTCACCCATTAAAGGGGGAGGTTCTCATGTCGCACGGTATTTGCTTTTGAATTGGATTAAACGAAATGATGTTGCCCTTGATGTTTTTTCTTGCGTTAAGGCAAAAGTTGAGCATCCTGAATTCAACAGGGTTGAACATATACCTTTTTCTTTGGGGGATAATATTGAAGAGTTCATTGCCGATTTTGAAGCTAAAAAAGGTGATGCCATATATGATGCGGTTATAATTCCAGAGGTGCCTGCTCCTAAATATTCTTCTTTTCTTCATTCGCACTCGTTTCTTTTTCGTTATGATTTGTATTCTTCACCATTTATGCGGAAACTTTTTAAGTTTATAAATCGCAAAAAAATAAATTTTCAAAAAAAATATTTCTCAGATAAATCTGAAACTTTTATTGCCGTTTCTGAAAAAATTAAGGCTGATTATTCAAAAAATCTCCACATTAACGAAAATAAAATAAAAGTTGTTTATCCCGGAGTTACCGTTGATGAAAGCTTTGAGAGAAAAGAAAATAATCTTTTTACTTTCGGTTTGGTCTCGGGAATTACCTCAAATAAAGGCTTTCACTTGTTTTTAGCTGCTATGAAAAATGTCTTGAAAAAAGATAAAAATGTCAGAGGTTTGATTATAAATCCGACTCCAAAAGATACTCCATGGGCGAGATTCTTTGTCAAAATATTGGGGCTTGAAAAATATGTCACAGTTTTAGATTATCAAGTTAATATTTCTGAATTTTACAAACAAATTGATGCTATCGTTGTTCCCTCAAGGCATGAGGCATTTGCCCTTGTTGCAATTGAGGCAGCTTCTTATAAGGCTGTTCCTGTTGTGAGCTGTAATGCCGGCTTTTCTGAGCTTATCAATAACTCTCAAAACGGTTTCGTCTTTGATATAAATAAAAAATCTTTGAAAAACTTATCAAAAGCTCTGCTTGATATTGTCGATTTGAAAAATAATCACAAAGACAGTTTGCTAAAAATTAGAGAAGCTGCTTTTGAAACTGCTAAATCCCGCTCGTGGAGCCAATTTGCCGGCGAAGTCTTTGATTCGTTATAA
- a CDS encoding PIG-L family deacetylase: protein MKSLIFNHLLPKIYRLYLSINLKAKPLRLEPSAKCLCIAPHADDESIGMGGTIYKFADNFQVVCATNGVKGAKKFDPEEAAKVRRDEFTAAMEIANVKNIKFLDIHDKHVIEAYETFEKLDISDVDYIFIPNILDQHMDHKAVAININRLLKNKKHKQNIKICMYEVWSTLPVPNAFVDISDVIAQKRAMINAHKSQVELKAYTEKAIGLNSYRGLHFDIGYVEAFIAIDCKMLENLCKII from the coding sequence TTGAAATCTTTAATTTTTAATCATCTTTTACCTAAAATTTACAGATTATATTTATCTATAAACCTAAAAGCAAAGCCATTGAGATTAGAGCCGTCTGCAAAATGTTTATGTATTGCTCCTCACGCTGACGATGAAAGTATCGGAATGGGCGGCACAATATATAAATTTGCCGATAATTTTCAGGTTGTTTGTGCGACAAACGGAGTTAAAGGGGCTAAAAAATTTGACCCCGAGGAAGCTGCAAAAGTTAGGCGTGACGAATTTACGGCGGCTATGGAGATTGCTAATGTCAAAAATATCAAGTTTTTAGATATCCATGACAAGCACGTGATTGAAGCTTATGAAACTTTCGAAAAATTAGACATTTCTGATGTCGATTATATTTTTATTCCTAATATTTTAGACCAGCACATGGACCACAAGGCAGTTGCTATAAATATTAACAGACTTTTAAAAAATAAAAAGCATAAACAAAATATAAAAATATGTATGTATGAAGTTTGGTCAACGCTTCCTGTTCCGAATGCTTTTGTAGATATTTCAGATGTCATCGCCCAAAAAAGAGCTATGATTAATGCTCACAAATCTCAAGTGGAGCTAAAGGCTTATACTGAAAAAGCTATCGGGCTAAATTCATATCGTGGTCTGCATTTTGATATAGGCTATGTTGAAGCTTTTATAGCCATAGACTGCAAAATGCTTGAAAATTTATGTAAAATTATTTAA